The proteins below come from a single uncultured Cohaesibacter sp. genomic window:
- a CDS encoding LysR family transcriptional regulator: protein MPRSYDLPSLGDLACFEAAARHLSFKDAASELNVTPAAVSHRIKAL from the coding sequence TTGCCCCGCTCCTACGACCTGCCGTCCCTCGGCGATCTTGCCTGTTTTGAAGCGGCGGCCAGACATCTGAGCTTCAAGGATGCTGCCTCCGAGCTGAATGTCACCCCCGCCGCGGTCAGCCATCGGATCAAGGCGCTGG